Proteins from a genomic interval of Ensifer canadensis:
- a CDS encoding NAD(P)/FAD-dependent oxidoreductase, which yields MAMRSGSSSPKVIVIGGGIAGLSVAAAVQEWASVVLIEREAHLGYHASGRSAALFAETYGNTVVRALSIASRPAIVDGGFAEHVRGALHFGGCDDDAMVDELAQKYQALVPSVRRLSADEVSVLIPVIRADTTCGGVYEPGALDIDTGKMVHAAAAALKALGGTVISGEEVLQISRISGRFQVVTSAGSYEGDMVVNAAGAWVDVIAERAGLPGLGFSPKRRTAFMFDPPAGLDARTWPLAVDLHERFYFKPDAGKLIGSLADETDSPPCDAYPEDIDVAIAVDRIEQATELRIGRPQRPWAGLRTFSPDRTPVVGFDPRLPGFFWLGGQGGYGFQVSLTLARIASALLRDAAMPADVASLGVEFGALAPVRFMAAAHTPSLSPAGP from the coding sequence ATGGCTATGCGCTCAGGATCCTCTTCTCCCAAAGTGATTGTCATTGGCGGCGGTATCGCCGGCCTGTCGGTTGCGGCTGCCGTCCAAGAATGGGCATCGGTCGTCCTCATCGAGCGGGAGGCGCATCTCGGCTATCACGCAAGCGGCCGCTCGGCGGCGCTTTTTGCCGAGACCTACGGCAACACGGTGGTCAGAGCGCTCTCCATTGCCAGCCGGCCGGCCATCGTCGATGGCGGCTTTGCCGAGCATGTGCGCGGCGCCTTGCATTTCGGTGGGTGCGACGACGATGCGATGGTCGATGAACTGGCGCAGAAGTACCAGGCGCTCGTGCCCAGCGTCCGGCGGCTTTCGGCAGACGAAGTCAGCGTGCTTATTCCCGTCATTCGTGCCGATACCACGTGCGGCGGCGTCTACGAGCCCGGCGCTCTCGATATCGACACCGGCAAGATGGTCCATGCCGCGGCCGCCGCTCTGAAGGCGCTTGGCGGGACTGTCATTTCGGGCGAGGAAGTGCTGCAGATCTCCCGTATTTCCGGCCGCTTTCAAGTGGTGACTTCGGCCGGCTCCTACGAAGGCGATATGGTCGTCAACGCGGCGGGCGCCTGGGTCGATGTGATCGCCGAGCGGGCAGGGCTGCCGGGGCTCGGGTTCTCGCCCAAACGGCGCACCGCCTTCATGTTCGACCCGCCCGCGGGGCTCGACGCGCGCACATGGCCGCTCGCCGTCGATCTGCATGAGCGTTTCTATTTCAAGCCGGATGCCGGAAAGCTGATCGGCTCGCTGGCGGATGAAACGGATTCACCGCCCTGCGACGCCTATCCCGAAGATATTGACGTCGCCATCGCGGTCGACCGGATCGAGCAGGCGACCGAACTTCGCATCGGCCGCCCGCAAAGGCCATGGGCCGGATTGCGCACCTTCTCGCCGGACCGCACGCCTGTCGTCGGCTTCGATCCGCGCCTGCCGGGCTTCTTCTGGCTCGGCGGCCAGGGCGGTTATGGTTTCCAGGTGTCGCTGACCCTGGCGCGGATCGCCTCGGCGCTGCTGCGCGATGCCGCGATGCCTGCGGATGTCGCCTCCCTCGGCGTCGAGTTCGGTGCGCTGGCACCCGTCCGATTTATGGCGGCGGCGCACACCCCGTCGCTTTCCCCGGCCGGCCCATGA
- a CDS encoding CynX/NimT family MFS transporter: MNQTFRDPNSSAHQVAAINGLEDQLIDAEADSVPEPQPPVLPRGAARFVLGASLVLIAFNLRPLFSSLSVLLPEVMRDTGLTTAGASLLTTLPVLCLGLFAPLAPKLAQRFGAERTLLGALALLALGTVLRGFGPVPVLFLSTFAAGAAIAIGNVLLPGLVKRDFADKAAIMTGLYTMALCAGAAGAAGLTLPLEHGVTGSWSGALAIWALPAFIVLLIWMPQALGSKAQVRHTGFRVVGLWRDRLAWQVTLFMGLQSALAYCIFGWLAPILRERGFDPATAGVIVSVSIMTQVVTCLLVPSFAIRRKDQRGINVALIAAAVIALLGILFAPPSTVIFWAILQGFGQGGLIAVAMTLIVLRSPDSHVAAHLSGMAQGVGYVLAAIGPLLVGLIRDWTGSFDAAAILFVTLGLGAAIMGFGAGRALHVGARTIRIDG, translated from the coding sequence ATGAACCAGACTTTCCGTGATCCCAATTCCTCGGCCCATCAGGTCGCAGCCATCAACGGTCTCGAAGACCAGCTCATCGACGCCGAAGCCGACAGCGTACCCGAGCCTCAGCCGCCGGTGTTGCCGCGGGGAGCGGCGCGTTTCGTCCTCGGCGCCAGCCTCGTGCTGATCGCCTTCAACCTGCGACCGCTGTTTTCCAGCCTCTCGGTGTTGCTGCCGGAGGTGATGCGCGATACCGGCTTAACGACTGCCGGCGCCAGCCTGCTGACGACGCTGCCGGTGCTCTGCCTCGGCCTGTTTGCGCCGCTGGCACCAAAGCTGGCACAGCGCTTCGGTGCCGAACGCACCCTGCTTGGCGCCTTGGCTCTGCTCGCGCTCGGGACAGTGCTGCGCGGTTTCGGCCCCGTACCGGTGCTCTTCCTGTCGACATTCGCCGCCGGGGCGGCGATCGCCATCGGCAACGTGCTGCTCCCGGGCCTCGTCAAGCGCGACTTTGCCGACAAGGCGGCGATCATGACCGGGCTTTATACAATGGCGCTCTGCGCCGGCGCGGCCGGTGCCGCCGGCCTGACCCTGCCGCTCGAACACGGTGTTACCGGCTCGTGGTCCGGTGCACTCGCCATCTGGGCGCTTCCCGCCTTCATCGTGCTGTTGATCTGGATGCCGCAGGCGCTTGGCAGCAAGGCGCAGGTCAGACACACCGGCTTTCGTGTCGTCGGCCTTTGGCGCGACCGGCTGGCCTGGCAGGTAACGCTGTTCATGGGGCTGCAGTCGGCTCTGGCCTACTGCATCTTCGGCTGGCTCGCCCCCATTCTCAGGGAGCGCGGCTTCGACCCGGCAACGGCAGGCGTCATCGTTTCGGTCTCGATCATGACCCAGGTCGTCACCTGCCTGCTGGTTCCCTCCTTTGCCATCAGGCGCAAGGACCAGCGTGGCATCAATGTCGCGCTGATCGCAGCCGCAGTGATCGCGCTCCTCGGCATTCTGTTCGCGCCGCCGTCGACGGTGATCTTCTGGGCCATTCTCCAGGGCTTCGGCCAGGGCGGGCTGATCGCTGTGGCGATGACGCTCATCGTCTTGCGCTCGCCCGATTCCCATGTCGCCGCCCATCTCTCGGGCATGGCACAAGGCGTCGGCTATGTGCTCGCCGCCATCGGCCCGTTGCTCGTCGGCCTGATCCGCGACTGGACCGGCAGCTTCGACGCAGCCGCGATCCTGTTCGTGACGCTCGGCCTCGGCGCGGCGATCATGGGTTTTGGCGCCGGTCGGGCGCTGCATGTCGGCGCACGCACGATCAGGATCGACGGCTGA
- a CDS encoding FadR/GntR family transcriptional regulator → MQPVNRTNLADSAAESLRAEIVSGRWGVGDRIPNETLLTELLSVSRGTVREAVRVLVSQGLLDTRQGSGTYVRSTVDPAGALDRVKRAGLRDQWEARAALDVEAARLAAIRHTPADLERMTRLLKARGTVADGGYEAFGHRDIAFHKSIVEASGNRAIVGLYDFFTSSILETIHSTLKGDVPEPDEQAHAAIVAAIATGDPDRAASAVRAFMAPVLRELDRLLSQ, encoded by the coding sequence ATGCAGCCCGTCAATCGAACCAATCTGGCCGACAGTGCGGCCGAAAGCCTGCGCGCCGAGATCGTCAGCGGCCGCTGGGGCGTCGGCGACCGCATCCCGAACGAAACTCTATTGACCGAGCTGTTGTCCGTCAGCCGGGGCACGGTGCGCGAGGCCGTGCGTGTGCTGGTCTCGCAGGGTCTGCTCGACACCCGCCAGGGCTCCGGCACCTATGTGCGCTCGACGGTCGATCCGGCAGGCGCGCTCGACCGTGTCAAACGCGCCGGTCTGCGCGACCAATGGGAGGCGCGCGCCGCCCTCGATGTCGAGGCGGCAAGGCTTGCGGCGATCCGCCATACACCCGCCGACCTCGAACGCATGACCCGGCTGCTGAAGGCTCGCGGCACAGTTGCCGATGGCGGCTACGAGGCCTTCGGCCATCGCGACATCGCCTTTCACAAATCCATCGTCGAAGCCTCCGGCAACCGCGCCATCGTCGGGCTCTACGATTTCTTCACCTCATCGATCCTCGAAACCATTCACTCGACGCTGAAGGGCGACGTGCCGGAACCCGACGAACAGGCCCATGCGGCGATCGTCGCGGCGATCGCCACCGGCGATCCGGACCGCGCCGCGTCCGCCGTTCGCGCCTTCATGGCGCCGGTGCTTCGCGAACTCGACAGGCTTCTTTCGCAATGA
- a CDS encoding GcvT family protein, whose translation MQTHARAVVIGGGCVGAAILYGLTKRGWTDVALLERTQLTAGSTWHAAGLIPSYARSINIGRMIAKTIEIYEGLEAETGQHVGWHKCGQLRIANTRDRFDEYKSYMSVAEVQGIRAELVSPAKARELWPLLENNKEMLGALYHPDDGHIAPADVTQAMAKGARDRGAKIYLNTEVRGFERMPSGEWKIKTNQGEIICEHIISATGNYARQTGAMLGLEIPAIPIVHQYWITDAVPEVIERKRQGLPEMPILRDEGFEGYLREEGDGLMFGPYEKTEHLKLFAENGVPEWFGADLLEEDFDSVAWNWERAMDLVPALGRVGIKANVRGPFQMTADELPLVGPAWGLDNVWIAEGVPGGILWGGAIGYYLSERIVEGGNSLDTSELDPRRFGDYANKNWTREKVREAWGTHAEQHYPGQDMPAARPQKTAPSYDRLTEKGAVWSVLNGWEMPNWFAPEGVEAKDQYSWRWTEKGKYVGEEVHAVRNAVGLVEMTPMTKFEVSGPGAEAWLDGILANRLPTTGRVNLSHHLTPKGGVQAEYVVARLKDGSFYVISTPRAERWNFDDLSKLLPRDGSVQLRNVTNDRGCFTIVGPKARDVLQSLTEIDLSNEAFPWFGVQSGTVGLASDVRLLRVNYEGELGWELYHPLCYQRHLLDALLAAGKAHGLRLIGLQALESLRLEKSYRAMYRDMNPELSAWESSLDRFVRLDKGEFIGRDALAKAKEEGIARRSFTIAIDTDGASSLIYEGVYHQGKLVGRITSGGYAYTLGHDVAFALLPVELGVPGTELEVPILGERRKARVIAESPYDPEAKRGRM comes from the coding sequence ATGCAAACTCATGCACGGGCTGTGGTCATCGGTGGCGGTTGCGTCGGCGCAGCCATTCTCTACGGTCTGACGAAGCGCGGCTGGACCGATGTCGCGCTGCTCGAACGCACGCAGCTGACAGCCGGCTCGACCTGGCACGCCGCCGGCCTCATTCCGTCCTATGCCCGCAGCATCAATATCGGCCGCATGATCGCCAAGACCATCGAGATCTACGAGGGCCTCGAAGCCGAAACCGGCCAGCATGTCGGTTGGCACAAATGCGGCCAGTTGCGCATCGCCAATACCCGCGACCGTTTCGACGAGTACAAGAGCTACATGAGCGTTGCCGAGGTTCAGGGCATTCGCGCCGAACTCGTCTCACCGGCGAAAGCCCGCGAACTCTGGCCGCTGCTTGAGAACAACAAGGAGATGCTCGGCGCGCTCTATCATCCTGATGACGGTCACATCGCGCCGGCCGACGTCACCCAGGCGATGGCCAAGGGCGCGCGCGATCGCGGCGCCAAGATCTATCTCAACACGGAGGTGCGCGGCTTCGAGCGCATGCCGAGCGGCGAATGGAAGATCAAGACCAACCAGGGCGAGATCATCTGCGAACATATCATTTCGGCGACGGGCAACTATGCGCGCCAGACCGGCGCGATGCTCGGACTCGAAATCCCAGCGATCCCGATCGTCCACCAATACTGGATCACCGATGCCGTCCCTGAAGTGATCGAGCGCAAGCGCCAGGGCCTGCCGGAGATGCCGATCCTGCGCGACGAGGGGTTCGAGGGCTACCTGCGCGAGGAGGGCGACGGCCTGATGTTCGGTCCCTACGAGAAGACAGAGCATCTGAAGCTGTTTGCCGAAAACGGCGTGCCGGAATGGTTCGGCGCCGACCTGCTGGAAGAGGATTTCGATTCGGTCGCCTGGAACTGGGAGCGGGCAATGGACCTCGTGCCGGCGCTCGGTCGCGTCGGCATCAAGGCCAATGTCCGCGGTCCCTTCCAAATGACTGCCGACGAACTGCCGCTGGTGGGGCCGGCCTGGGGGCTCGACAATGTCTGGATCGCCGAAGGCGTGCCCGGCGGCATCCTCTGGGGTGGCGCGATCGGTTACTATCTCTCCGAGCGTATCGTCGAAGGCGGCAACAGCCTCGATACCTCCGAGCTCGACCCGCGCCGCTTCGGCGACTACGCCAACAAGAATTGGACGCGCGAAAAGGTGCGCGAAGCCTGGGGCACCCATGCCGAACAGCACTATCCCGGTCAGGACATGCCGGCCGCCCGGCCGCAGAAGACTGCACCGTCCTATGATCGGTTGACCGAGAAGGGCGCCGTCTGGAGTGTACTCAACGGCTGGGAAATGCCGAACTGGTTCGCGCCTGAGGGCGTAGAAGCCAAGGATCAGTACAGCTGGCGCTGGACCGAGAAGGGCAAATATGTCGGCGAGGAGGTTCACGCCGTCAGAAATGCCGTCGGCCTCGTCGAAATGACGCCGATGACGAAGTTCGAAGTGAGTGGCCCCGGCGCCGAAGCCTGGCTTGACGGCATCCTTGCCAACCGTTTGCCGACGACCGGCCGCGTCAACCTCAGCCATCATCTGACCCCGAAGGGTGGTGTCCAGGCGGAATATGTCGTCGCCCGGCTGAAAGACGGCTCGTTCTACGTGATTTCGACGCCGCGAGCCGAGCGCTGGAATTTCGACGATCTGTCGAAGCTTCTGCCTAGGGATGGCAGCGTCCAGCTTCGCAATGTCACCAACGATCGCGGCTGCTTCACCATCGTTGGCCCGAAGGCGCGCGACGTGCTGCAATCGCTGACCGAGATCGATCTCTCCAACGAGGCGTTCCCATGGTTCGGGGTGCAATCGGGCACGGTGGGGCTCGCCAGCGACGTCCGCCTGCTGCGCGTCAACTACGAGGGCGAACTCGGCTGGGAACTCTATCATCCGCTCTGCTACCAGCGACACCTGCTCGATGCGCTGCTAGCCGCCGGTAAGGCCCATGGCCTGAGGCTGATCGGACTGCAGGCGCTGGAATCGCTGCGTCTCGAAAAGTCCTACCGGGCGATGTATCGCGACATGAACCCGGAACTCAGCGCCTGGGAAAGCAGCCTCGATCGCTTCGTGCGCCTCGACAAGGGCGAGTTCATCGGCCGCGACGCTCTGGCAAAGGCAAAGGAAGAGGGCATTGCCCGTCGTTCCTTCACCATCGCGATCGACACCGATGGCGCAAGCTCGCTGATTTATGAGGGCGTCTACCACCAGGGCAAGCTGGTCGGGCGCATCACCTCGGGCGGTTATGCCTACACGCTCGGCCACGACGTCGCCTTCGCATTACTGCCGGTCGAGCTTGGCGTTCCGGGGACGGAGCTCGAAGTCCCGATCCTCGGCGAGCGGCGCAAGGCCCGCGTCATCGCGGAATCGCCCTATGATCCCGAAGCTAAGCGCGGGCGGATGTAA
- a CDS encoding electron transfer flavoprotein subunit alpha/FixB family protein: MAILLLADHDGSHLSDQTAKALTAAAKIGGDVHVLVAGAGAKAAADQAAKLSGVAKVLVAEDASLANNLAEPLAALIVSLSGNYDTILAAATSVGKNVLPRVAALLDVAQVSEITEVVSADTFKRPIYAGNAIQTVQTTEAKKVITVRTASFASAAEGGSASVETIAAAANPGLSSFVADALSSSDRPELTSAKIIISGGRALGSSEKFKEVILPVADKLGAAVGASRAAVDAGYAPNDWQVGQTGKVVAPDLYIACGISGAIQHLAGMKDSKVIVAINKDEEAPIFQVADYGLVADLFEALPEMERAS; the protein is encoded by the coding sequence ATGGCTATTCTGCTTCTGGCTGACCACGACGGCAGCCACCTTTCCGACCAGACGGCAAAGGCGCTGACGGCGGCCGCCAAAATTGGCGGCGACGTGCATGTGCTGGTGGCCGGTGCCGGTGCCAAGGCGGCTGCCGACCAGGCCGCCAAGCTTTCCGGCGTTGCCAAGGTGCTGGTGGCCGAGGATGCAAGCCTTGCCAACAATCTGGCCGAACCCTTGGCGGCGCTGATCGTTTCGCTGTCGGGCAATTACGACACCATCCTTGCTGCTGCTACTTCGGTCGGCAAGAACGTCCTGCCGCGGGTTGCAGCGCTTCTCGATGTCGCCCAGGTTTCGGAAATCACCGAGGTGGTTTCCGCCGATACCTTCAAGCGTCCGATCTATGCCGGCAACGCCATCCAGACGGTGCAGACGACGGAAGCGAAAAAGGTGATCACCGTGCGCACCGCCTCGTTCGCCTCGGCCGCCGAGGGTGGTTCAGCTTCGGTCGAGACGATCGCGGCTGCGGCCAATCCCGGTCTGTCGAGCTTCGTTGCCGACGCGCTGTCGTCGTCGGATCGTCCGGAGCTGACCTCGGCCAAGATCATCATCTCGGGCGGCCGTGCACTCGGCTCGTCGGAAAAATTCAAGGAAGTGATCCTGCCGGTTGCCGACAAGCTCGGCGCTGCCGTCGGTGCATCGCGCGCGGCAGTCGACGCCGGTTATGCCCCGAACGACTGGCAGGTCGGCCAGACCGGCAAGGTGGTTGCCCCAGATCTCTACATTGCCTGCGGCATCTCCGGTGCGATCCAGCATCTGGCCGGCATGAAGGACTCGAAGGTCATCGTCGCCATCAACAAGGACGAGGAGGCGCCGATCTTCCAGGTTGCCGACTACGGCCTCGTCGCCGACCTGTTCGAAGCCCTGCCGGAGATGGAACGGGCATCCTGA
- a CDS encoding electron transfer flavoprotein subunit beta/FixA family protein has protein sequence MKILVTVKRVVDYNVKIRVKADGSGVELANVKMSMNPFDEISVEEALRLKEAGKADEVVVVSVGPAKAEETLRTALAMGADRAILVETDDQVEPLTVAKIVKGVAEAEQPGLIIVGKQAIDDDSNQTGQMLSALLGWAQGTFASKVEIGDGKATVTREVDGGLQTIDIKLPAVVTTDLRLNEPRYASLPNIMKAKKKPLDKKTPADFGVDTTARLKVLKTEEPEGRKAGIKVKSVAELVEKLKTEAGVL, from the coding sequence ATGAAAATACTTGTGACGGTTAAGCGGGTGGTTGACTACAACGTCAAGATCCGGGTGAAGGCTGACGGCTCGGGTGTCGAGCTTGCCAACGTGAAGATGTCGATGAACCCGTTCGACGAGATCTCGGTGGAAGAGGCGCTGCGGCTGAAGGAAGCCGGCAAGGCCGACGAGGTCGTGGTCGTCTCGGTCGGTCCGGCCAAGGCCGAGGAAACGCTGCGGACGGCGCTCGCCATGGGCGCCGATCGGGCGATCCTGGTCGAGACCGACGACCAGGTCGAGCCGCTCACTGTTGCCAAGATCGTCAAGGGTGTGGCCGAGGCCGAACAGCCGGGGCTGATCATCGTCGGCAAGCAGGCGATCGATGATGACTCGAACCAGACCGGCCAGATGCTGTCGGCGCTCTTGGGCTGGGCCCAGGGCACCTTTGCCTCCAAGGTCGAGATCGGTGACGGCAAGGCAACGGTGACGCGTGAAGTCGACGGCGGCCTGCAGACGATCGACATCAAGCTGCCGGCGGTGGTGACCACCGACCTGCGCCTGAACGAGCCGCGTTATGCCTCGCTTCCCAACATCATGAAGGCGAAGAAGAAGCCGCTCGACAAAAAGACCCCTGCCGACTTCGGTGTCGACACGACCGCGCGGCTGAAGGTGCTGAAGACCGAGGAGCCGGAAGGCCGCAAGGCCGGCATCAAGGTCAAGTCGGTGGCCGAACTGGTCGAAAAGCTCAAGACCGAAGCCGGCGTGCTCTAG
- a CDS encoding helix-turn-helix domain-containing protein, producing MSEQPNLGDCLRNLRKHHGWTLQDVSHLTGVAVSTLSKVENDQMSLTYDKLLQICAGLGVHVTELLSGDSKQPAARTRRSVTSATTTLRQLTRNYDYHYLATDLVRKRMVPILAHARARTLAEFGPLTPHAGEEFLIVLKGEIELHTDQYAPVRLKAGESVYIDSTMGHAYLSVGEGDAEMLCVCSGDEPDMEKTLLSITDGQTTDH from the coding sequence ATGTCGGAACAGCCAAACCTCGGCGATTGCCTGCGGAACCTGAGGAAACATCACGGCTGGACCCTTCAGGACGTCAGCCACCTGACCGGCGTTGCCGTCTCGACCTTGTCCAAGGTGGAGAACGACCAGATGTCGCTGACCTATGACAAGCTGCTGCAGATCTGCGCCGGCCTCGGCGTGCATGTCACCGAATTGCTCAGTGGCGACAGCAAGCAGCCCGCCGCCCGCACGCGCCGCTCGGTAACCTCGGCCACGACGACGCTGCGGCAGCTGACCCGCAATTACGACTACCACTACCTTGCAACCGATCTGGTGAGGAAACGCATGGTGCCGATCCTCGCCCATGCCCGCGCGCGCACGCTTGCAGAGTTCGGTCCGCTGACCCCTCATGCCGGCGAAGAATTCCTGATCGTGCTCAAGGGCGAGATCGAGCTGCATACGGATCAATATGCGCCGGTGCGACTGAAAGCCGGCGAAAGCGTCTATATCGACTCGACGATGGGCCACGCTTATCTCTCGGTCGGCGAAGGCGACGCGGAAATGCTGTGCGTCTGCTCCGGCGACGAGCCGGATATGGAAAAGACGTTGCTCAGCATCACCGACGGCCAGACCACCGATCATTGA
- a CDS encoding serine hydrolase domain-containing protein, whose translation MDEMTMSGGVTLADLSRLLQGYINDGAVGASLAFSQGDGETVTLTSGLSDRARGIPVSPTQLFKIGSCTKTFTVAALMKLAESGVVELGAPISHWFPDLPGAAAISVRQLVNHRGGLPEFEYDIPMTPDRIWTPAELVDLAFRVGTQSAPGGPAVYNNTGYVLAGMLIEEVTGKSLGDYVRHQVLEPLGLENTWSPSTESFPEERMVRGYYHRPPPAADAGAGIAAGAEMWRMDGVLPYSDALQDSSDSFPFTAAYGCGDMVSTPGDMIAFIRALFGGKLLADGMFREMSESRVAVSFPGTRMRETGAGLFQSSYADRLVYGHQGSIPGYVTVMQHEPKSGLTIAMTSNVGSGYRMSFYASGLHQVLDQAIGIIMDS comes from the coding sequence ATGGACGAGATGACAATGAGCGGCGGCGTCACGCTTGCCGATCTAAGCCGACTGCTTCAAGGCTACATCAACGATGGTGCCGTCGGCGCCTCCCTGGCCTTTTCACAGGGCGATGGCGAGACCGTCACCTTGACCTCGGGACTTTCCGACCGGGCGCGGGGGATACCGGTTTCGCCAACGCAACTGTTCAAGATCGGCAGCTGCACCAAGACGTTTACCGTTGCCGCCCTGATGAAGCTGGCGGAAAGCGGTGTGGTGGAGCTTGGCGCGCCGATCTCGCACTGGTTCCCGGACCTTCCCGGTGCCGCTGCCATTTCGGTGCGCCAACTCGTCAACCATCGCGGCGGGTTGCCGGAATTCGAGTACGACATACCGATGACCCCGGACCGCATCTGGACGCCGGCCGAACTCGTCGATCTCGCGTTTCGGGTCGGCACTCAGTCGGCGCCCGGCGGTCCGGCCGTCTACAACAACACCGGCTATGTGCTTGCCGGCATGTTGATCGAAGAGGTCACCGGAAAGTCGCTCGGCGATTATGTCCGCCATCAGGTGCTCGAACCGCTCGGGCTCGAAAACACCTGGTCGCCTTCGACCGAGAGCTTCCCGGAAGAGCGCATGGTGCGCGGCTACTACCACCGACCGCCACCGGCTGCGGATGCAGGGGCGGGCATCGCTGCCGGAGCCGAGATGTGGCGCATGGACGGCGTCCTGCCCTATTCCGACGCGCTGCAGGATTCATCGGATTCGTTTCCGTTCACGGCGGCCTATGGCTGCGGCGACATGGTCTCGACGCCCGGCGACATGATCGCCTTCATTCGGGCGCTGTTTGGCGGCAAGTTGCTGGCGGACGGAATGTTCCGGGAGATGAGCGAAAGCCGTGTCGCCGTTAGCTTTCCCGGTACGCGGATGCGCGAGACCGGGGCGGGGCTGTTCCAGAGCAGCTACGCGGATCGGCTCGTCTATGGCCACCAGGGCAGCATCCCCGGCTATGTTACCGTGATGCAGCACGAGCCGAAATCGGGTCTGACAATCGCCATGACCAGCAATGTGGGCTCGGGCTACCGGATGTCCTTTTACGCCAGCGGTCTGCATCAAGTGCTCGATCAGGCAATCGGCATCATCATGGACAGCTAA
- a CDS encoding ABC transporter substrate-binding protein: MKSTRLILRTALVASTILMGGQAYAKTLVYCSEASPETFNPMIGTADSTMDAAAKPIFNRLVEFKPGTTEVGPALAESWDVSEDGKVYTFHLRHGVKFHTNAQFTPTREFNADDVLYTFDRQRNADNPYHKLSNASYEYFSALGLGPLIEKIEKLDDHTVRFTLTSANVTFLPSIALDYLSILSLEQTEKMVAAGTPELIDQAPVGTGPFILEAYAQDSQIRYAANKDYWDGAPKIDTLVFAITPEPTVRVARLKANECQVAAPPPPGAVADLKNDPEVTVYNLEGQNIGVLGFNVEHKPLGDARIRLALAKAVNRQAIVEAVYQGAGSVAGSVVPPAQLGAAKDAGIDYDPEGAKALLKEAGHEGDLSIALWAMPVSRPYNPNARRMAEMIQADWNAIGVKTEIVSFEWAEYLTRTAKGEHDAFLLGGSSDNGDPDNMLSYLLSCDGVKGGSNRARWCNADFEKLLQDARVAADPKERAALYGKAQAILKAEVPVAPIAHSVVSIPVRKSVKNYVLDAFGRQNFANVDIAE; encoded by the coding sequence ATGAAATCCACACGTCTGATTCTGCGCACCGCGCTCGTCGCATCGACAATCCTCATGGGCGGGCAGGCCTATGCGAAGACGCTGGTCTACTGCTCGGAGGCGAGCCCCGAGACCTTCAACCCGATGATCGGAACGGCGGATTCGACTATGGATGCCGCGGCCAAGCCGATTTTCAACCGGCTGGTGGAATTCAAGCCGGGGACGACGGAAGTCGGGCCGGCGCTCGCCGAGAGCTGGGATGTGTCCGAAGACGGCAAGGTCTACACCTTCCATCTGCGCCATGGCGTCAAGTTCCACACCAACGCGCAGTTTACGCCGACACGCGAATTCAACGCCGACGACGTGCTCTACACCTTTGACCGCCAGCGCAACGCCGACAATCCGTACCACAAGCTCTCGAACGCCTCATACGAATACTTCAGCGCGCTTGGGCTTGGGCCGTTGATCGAGAAGATCGAAAAGCTGGACGATCATACCGTGCGCTTCACACTGACGTCGGCAAACGTCACCTTCCTGCCCAGCATTGCGCTCGACTACCTCTCCATTCTCTCGCTGGAGCAGACCGAGAAGATGGTCGCAGCCGGCACCCCGGAGCTGATCGACCAGGCGCCCGTCGGCACCGGGCCGTTCATCCTTGAGGCCTATGCGCAGGACAGCCAGATTCGCTATGCGGCCAACAAGGACTATTGGGACGGTGCGCCGAAGATCGATACCCTCGTCTTTGCGATCACACCGGAGCCCACCGTGCGGGTCGCCCGGCTGAAGGCGAACGAGTGCCAGGTGGCGGCGCCACCACCGCCCGGAGCCGTCGCCGATCTCAAGAACGACCCCGAGGTGACGGTCTATAACCTCGAAGGCCAGAATATCGGCGTTCTCGGCTTCAACGTCGAACACAAGCCGCTCGGTGATGCGCGTATCCGCCTGGCGCTCGCCAAGGCGGTCAACCGGCAGGCGATCGTGGAAGCCGTGTATCAGGGTGCAGGCAGCGTTGCCGGCAGCGTGGTGCCGCCTGCACAGCTCGGTGCGGCCAAGGACGCGGGCATCGACTACGATCCGGAAGGCGCCAAGGCGCTTTTGAAGGAAGCAGGCCACGAGGGCGACCTGTCGATCGCGCTCTGGGCGATGCCGGTGTCGCGGCCCTACAACCCGAACGCCCGCCGTATGGCAGAGATGATCCAGGCCGACTGGAATGCCATCGGCGTGAAAACCGAGATCGTCAGCTTCGAGTGGGCCGAGTATCTGACCCGCACCGCCAAGGGCGAGCATGACGCCTTCCTGCTCGGCGGCAGCAGCGACAACGGTGATCCGGATAATATGCTGAGCTATCTGCTTAGCTGCGACGGCGTGAAGGGCGGCTCCAACCGGGCGCGCTGGTGCAACGCCGACTTTGAAAAGTTGCTTCAGGATGCGCGCGTCGCCGCCGATCCCAAGGAACGGGCAGCGCTTTACGGCAAGGCGCAGGCCATCCTCAAGGCGGAAGTGCCTGTTGCGCCGATCGCCCATTCCGTCGTGTCGATCCCTGTGCGCAAGAGCGTGAAAAATTACGTTCTCGACGCCTTCGGCCGTCAGAACTTCGCCAACGTCGATATCGCGGAGTAA